The Halobacterium sp. CBA1132 genome has a segment encoding these proteins:
- a CDS encoding MBL fold metallo-hydrolase produces MTSTAITPRELYDRIRSGSVSVLDVRDRDEFEAWHVDGPDVTAAHVPYMQFVSAQVSGDAADLVPDGLDEPIVVVCAVGEASDEVAAALREEGVDAVNLDGGMEAWADLVVAHDLGEGVVQYERPSSGCLSYLLHDGDEAAVVDPLAAASERYAEDAAERGLDARYAVDTHVHADHFSGVRALADETGAERVLPAGATDRGLDYDATLLADGDSLQVGDRELVARHAPGHTTELVVLEYGDSLLTGDCLFLDGVGRPDLEDADRARELAGQQYDTLHDLIFAYPDDTRVLPGHVEASTPLAGDGFVRDLGSVEESIDVAGLDREAFVDALTTDLPPRPANYEAIVATNLGQRELDAETLELERGPNNCAVSST; encoded by the coding sequence GTGACTTCGACAGCCATCACGCCGCGTGAGCTCTACGACCGCATCCGGAGCGGGTCGGTCTCCGTATTGGACGTCCGTGACCGCGACGAGTTCGAGGCGTGGCACGTCGACGGGCCCGACGTAACTGCTGCTCACGTCCCCTACATGCAGTTCGTCTCGGCGCAGGTCTCGGGCGACGCGGCCGACCTCGTCCCGGACGGACTCGACGAGCCAATCGTCGTCGTGTGTGCGGTCGGCGAGGCCAGCGACGAGGTCGCGGCGGCCCTCCGTGAGGAGGGCGTCGATGCCGTGAACCTCGACGGCGGAATGGAAGCGTGGGCGGACCTCGTGGTCGCGCACGACCTTGGGGAGGGGGTCGTACAGTACGAGCGACCGTCGTCGGGCTGTCTCTCCTACCTCCTCCACGACGGCGACGAAGCTGCCGTCGTCGACCCGCTAGCGGCCGCGAGCGAGCGGTACGCCGAGGACGCAGCCGAGCGCGGCCTCGACGCCCGGTACGCCGTGGACACGCACGTCCACGCCGACCACTTCTCGGGAGTTCGCGCGCTCGCCGACGAGACTGGCGCCGAGCGCGTGCTCCCCGCGGGGGCGACAGACCGCGGCCTCGATTACGACGCGACGCTGCTCGCGGACGGGGATTCGCTCCAAGTCGGCGACCGCGAACTCGTGGCGCGGCACGCGCCCGGCCACACCACCGAACTCGTCGTGCTGGAGTACGGCGACAGCCTGCTGACCGGGGACTGCCTGTTCCTCGACGGCGTTGGTCGCCCCGACCTGGAGGACGCCGACCGCGCCCGCGAACTCGCCGGCCAGCAGTACGACACGCTCCACGACCTGATTTTCGCGTACCCGGACGACACGCGCGTGCTCCCGGGTCACGTCGAAGCGTCGACGCCGCTCGCGGGCGACGGATTCGTTCGCGACCTCGGCTCCGTCGAGGAATCAATCGACGTCGCTGGCCTCGACCGCGAGGCCTTCGTAGACGCACTCACGACGGACCTGCCGCCGCGGCCGGCGAACTACGAGGCCATCGTCGCGACGAACCTCGGCCAGCGAGAACTCGACGCGGAGACGCTAGAACTGGAGCGCGGGCCGAACAACTGCGCGGTGTCCTCGACGTGA
- a CDS encoding 2Fe-2S iron-sulfur cluster-binding protein, whose protein sequence is MTEYTVEFVGTGEEIQVSDKETVLSACLEAGIAQEYSCRVGMCLACSAKIEAGEVTQPAARGLTEEEAENYALTCMARPQSDLKLDRGKYPPSIEEDAAAGAAAADDD, encoded by the coding sequence ATGACCGAGTACACCGTGGAGTTCGTCGGGACGGGCGAGGAGATTCAGGTCTCCGACAAGGAGACCGTGCTGTCGGCCTGCCTGGAAGCGGGCATCGCCCAGGAGTACTCCTGCCGCGTCGGGATGTGTCTGGCGTGCTCCGCGAAAATCGAGGCGGGCGAAGTCACTCAGCCTGCGGCCCGCGGACTCACCGAGGAGGAGGCCGAGAACTACGCGCTGACGTGCATGGCGCGCCCGCAGTCGGACCTGAAACTCGACCGCGGGAAGTACCCGCCGAGCATCGAGGAGGACGCCGCCGCGGGAGCGGCCGCCGCGGACGACGACTGA
- a CDS encoding geranylgeranyl reductase family protein — MTTHEYDIAVVGSGTAGCYTAATVADAGYDVAVVERKSAEEAGHIACGDALKGADAFPEAIPKERLEPAFTNTGVDHGRFEIPQEDTVLEIPVPGELAVIDRWEYGRRIIEATEDAGADFYYDVVVQDVLQDDDGTVTGVKGTRKGTSHEFDADVVVDAAGALSILQDKTDFSEATFDTNVSYSQFCSAYREIVEVPEEVEWDDALVFKPTERAAGYLWYFPRTSTEINAGLGFQMNEEPMELVDDLKNDLREREEFEGGEVTDKLGAALPTRRPYDSATAPGYMAVGDAAAHVNPTTGGGIAGAAYAGKYAAEAAIDAIEAGDVSESMLWEYNERVMDHYGARYAALDVYNILSTAVDVDDLMGLLASLPGEKLAEALYGGSTEFSLQLKVVTALKSFGYWSNIWEFYKTKQQADRLLEHYEDYPSSPDALADWQAQRDDIMDDVYEVTGADPKY; from the coding sequence ATGACCACCCACGAGTACGACATAGCCGTCGTCGGGTCCGGCACCGCGGGCTGTTACACGGCCGCGACCGTGGCCGACGCCGGCTACGACGTCGCCGTCGTCGAGCGAAAGTCCGCGGAGGAAGCCGGACACATCGCCTGCGGCGACGCCCTGAAGGGCGCGGACGCGTTCCCCGAAGCCATCCCCAAGGAGCGCCTGGAGCCCGCGTTCACGAACACGGGCGTCGACCACGGCCGCTTCGAGATTCCCCAGGAGGACACCGTCCTCGAAATCCCGGTCCCCGGCGAACTCGCGGTCATCGACCGCTGGGAGTACGGCCGTCGCATCATCGAAGCCACCGAGGACGCGGGCGCGGACTTCTACTACGACGTCGTCGTGCAGGACGTGCTCCAGGACGACGACGGCACCGTCACCGGCGTGAAGGGCACGCGGAAGGGAACCAGCCACGAGTTCGACGCCGACGTCGTCGTCGACGCGGCTGGCGCGCTCTCCATCCTCCAGGACAAGACCGACTTCTCCGAGGCTACCTTCGACACGAACGTCTCCTACTCGCAGTTCTGCTCGGCGTACCGGGAAATCGTCGAGGTCCCCGAGGAGGTCGAGTGGGACGACGCGCTCGTGTTCAAGCCCACGGAGCGCGCCGCGGGCTACCTCTGGTACTTCCCGCGGACGAGCACCGAAATCAACGCGGGGCTGGGCTTCCAGATGAACGAGGAACCCATGGAGCTCGTCGACGACCTGAAGAACGACCTCCGCGAGCGCGAGGAGTTCGAGGGCGGCGAGGTCACGGACAAGCTCGGCGCGGCGCTGCCGACGCGGCGCCCCTACGACTCCGCGACCGCACCCGGCTACATGGCGGTCGGCGACGCCGCGGCGCACGTCAACCCGACCACGGGCGGCGGCATCGCGGGCGCGGCGTACGCCGGCAAGTACGCCGCCGAGGCAGCCATCGACGCCATCGAGGCCGGCGACGTCTCCGAGTCGATGCTCTGGGAGTACAACGAGCGCGTGATGGATCACTACGGCGCGCGCTACGCCGCGCTCGATGTCTACAACATCCTCTCGACGGCCGTCGACGTCGACGACCTGATGGGGCTGCTCGCGTCGCTCCCCGGCGAGAAGCTCGCGGAAGCGCTCTACGGCGGGAGCACGGAGTTCAGCCTCCAGTTGAAGGTCGTCACCGCGCTGAAGTCCTTCGGCTACTGGTCGAACATCTGGGAGTTCTACAAGACCAAGCAGCAGGCCGACCGCCTGCTGGAGCACTACGAGGACTACCCCTCCAGTCCGGACGCGCTCGCCGACTGGCAGGCCCAGCGGGACGACATCATGGACGACGTCTACGAGGTCACCGGCGCGGACCCGAAGTACTGA
- a CDS encoding amidohydrolase: protein MSGTVSEDLVALRRDLHRHPEPAWCEFYTTARVVEACRRIGVDELHVGRDAIDPDERMAVPDGDVLAECFERARSEGADEAILEQLEDGHTGAVAVLERGEGPTVALRVDIDALHITESENGDHHPASEGFRSEHEGQMHACGHDGHAAIGVGVLEAVANSDFQGTFKVVFQPAEERVGGGKAVAESGHLDDVDYLYAVHLGLDHPTGEVVAGIDGFLAVSHLLAEFEGEPAHAGAHPEQGRNAVQAMATAIQNLYAIPRHDGGATRVNAGRAGGGTATNIIPEDAFVEGEVRGETTELMHYMKEKADRVLHSAAEMHDCEVELSTEGEAPSATSDDELRDVFGAEAAGVAGVDTVTERDDLGGSEDATFLMQRVQDHGGLACYVCVGTDHPGGHHTSTFDVDERSIDIGVESLTNAVLRVAREQP from the coding sequence ATGTCAGGAACGGTCTCCGAAGACCTCGTGGCGTTGCGCCGGGACCTCCACCGCCACCCGGAACCGGCGTGGTGTGAGTTCTACACGACCGCTCGCGTCGTCGAAGCGTGTCGCCGAATCGGGGTTGACGAACTGCACGTCGGCCGTGACGCTATTGACCCGGACGAGCGGATGGCGGTGCCCGACGGAGACGTTCTCGCGGAGTGCTTCGAGCGCGCACGCAGCGAGGGCGCGGACGAGGCGATTCTCGAACAACTGGAGGACGGACACACGGGCGCCGTCGCCGTACTCGAACGGGGCGAGGGGCCGACGGTCGCGCTGCGTGTTGACATCGACGCGCTCCACATCACGGAGTCCGAGAACGGCGACCACCACCCCGCCAGCGAGGGGTTCCGCTCCGAGCACGAGGGGCAGATGCACGCCTGCGGGCACGACGGCCACGCCGCCATCGGCGTCGGCGTCCTCGAAGCGGTCGCAAACAGCGACTTTCAAGGGACGTTCAAGGTCGTCTTCCAGCCCGCAGAGGAGCGCGTCGGTGGCGGGAAAGCGGTCGCGGAGAGCGGCCACCTCGACGACGTCGACTACCTCTACGCGGTCCACCTCGGCCTCGACCACCCCACGGGCGAAGTGGTCGCGGGCATCGACGGCTTCCTCGCGGTCAGCCACCTGCTCGCGGAGTTCGAGGGCGAACCCGCGCACGCCGGGGCTCACCCCGAGCAGGGCCGGAACGCGGTGCAGGCGATGGCGACCGCCATCCAGAACCTCTACGCGATTCCGCGCCACGACGGCGGCGCCACGCGCGTGAACGCCGGGCGCGCGGGCGGCGGCACCGCGACAAACATCATCCCGGAGGACGCGTTCGTCGAAGGCGAGGTCCGCGGCGAGACCACCGAGTTGATGCACTACATGAAAGAGAAGGCCGACCGCGTGCTGCACTCCGCCGCGGAGATGCACGACTGCGAGGTCGAACTCTCCACGGAGGGCGAAGCACCGAGCGCCACCAGCGACGACGAACTCCGGGACGTCTTCGGCGCGGAAGCCGCGGGCGTCGCGGGCGTCGACACCGTGACCGAGCGCGACGACCTCGGCGGCAGCGAGGACGCCACGTTCCTCATGCAGCGCGTCCAAGACCACGGCGGACTGGCGTGTTACGTCTGCGTCGGCACCGACCACCCCGGCGGCCACCACACCTCGACGTTCGATGTCGACGAGCGCTCCATCGACATCGGCGTGGAGAGCCTGACAAACGCGGTTCTGCGTGTCGCCCGCGAGCAGCCGTAG
- a CDS encoding Na+/H+ antiporter NhaC family protein: MSSGDNQNEGLADDFDDDGDGPAIEFYGGPIASALPLALFVVWAVFQSGVLQISQTSGLVIGMLVALVVGMFFTKGDWAAYANTIFEGMTQRVAATAIVAWLWAGMFAQLLQDGGFVDGLVWAADVASVSGALFPAVTFLLAALFTTGIGTGYGSAIAFTSLFYPAGVLLGANPVLLFGAILSGSVFGDNLAPVSDTTIVSAVTQDADIGGVVASRFKYAVIAAVLAFVGYIVAGQLMPTSGVSGSAALDGQPLGLVHVISMLLVIWLAVAGRHIVEAISWGIIAALSFNVGSTLLASWGVIDSSLQSEPALLFRAPESAGLATTFDWLPFVTIVDEGAGITGSLFSGASGFFPLIVLTLLIVAGARIMIQGGGFQAIQSFLLNRVATTVRRAETTMVLGTAFVNSMITINTAAEIAIAPYIARIGERFNINGYRRANILDANTSALGYIFPWGGGVLAGYGAMQSLDPSITTVNPIDVWPFVFHGWLLFFVFLAAAVSGYGLEYVSDRESEEVSRA, encoded by the coding sequence ATGAGCAGCGGAGACAACCAAAACGAGGGTCTCGCCGACGACTTCGACGACGACGGCGACGGCCCCGCAATCGAGTTCTACGGCGGCCCCATCGCGAGCGCACTCCCGCTCGCGCTGTTCGTCGTGTGGGCAGTGTTCCAGAGTGGCGTCCTCCAGATAAGTCAGACGTCGGGACTGGTCATCGGCATGCTCGTCGCGCTCGTCGTCGGCATGTTCTTCACGAAGGGCGACTGGGCAGCGTACGCCAACACCATCTTCGAGGGAATGACTCAACGCGTCGCCGCCACAGCCATCGTCGCGTGGCTGTGGGCGGGCATGTTCGCGCAACTCCTCCAAGACGGCGGCTTCGTCGACGGCCTCGTGTGGGCCGCCGACGTCGCCAGCGTCTCCGGCGCGCTGTTCCCCGCCGTCACCTTCCTGCTGGCGGCGCTGTTCACCACCGGCATCGGCACGGGGTACGGCTCCGCCATCGCGTTCACGTCCCTGTTCTACCCCGCGGGCGTGCTGCTCGGCGCGAACCCCGTGTTGCTGTTCGGGGCCATCCTCTCCGGGTCCGTCTTCGGGGACAACCTCGCGCCCGTCAGCGACACCACCATCGTCTCCGCGGTCACGCAGGACGCCGACATCGGCGGCGTCGTCGCGTCCCGGTTCAAGTACGCGGTCATCGCGGCGGTGCTCGCGTTCGTCGGCTACATTGTCGCCGGCCAACTCATGCCCACGTCGGGTGTCAGCGGTAGCGCCGCCCTCGACGGCCAACCGCTCGGCCTCGTGCACGTCATCTCGATGCTGCTGGTCATCTGGCTCGCGGTCGCCGGTCGCCACATCGTCGAGGCAATCTCGTGGGGCATCATCGCCGCGCTCTCGTTCAACGTCGGGTCGACCCTGCTCGCGTCGTGGGGCGTCATCGACAGCAGCCTCCAGAGCGAGCCCGCGCTGCTGTTCCGCGCGCCCGAGAGCGCCGGACTCGCGACCACGTTCGACTGGCTGCCGTTCGTCACAATCGTCGACGAAGGCGCCGGCATCACGGGCAGCCTCTTCTCGGGCGCGTCCGGGTTCTTCCCGCTCATCGTGCTCACGCTGCTCATCGTCGCGGGCGCCCGCATCATGATTCAGGGCGGCGGCTTCCAAGCTATCCAGTCGTTCCTCCTGAACCGCGTCGCCACCACCGTCCGGCGCGCGGAGACCACGATGGTGCTCGGCACCGCGTTCGTCAACTCCATGATCACCATCAACACCGCCGCGGAAATCGCCATCGCGCCGTACATCGCGCGCATCGGCGAGCGGTTCAACATCAACGGCTACCGCCGCGCGAACATCCTCGACGCGAACACGTCCGCGCTCGGGTACATCTTCCCGTGGGGGGGTGGCGTGCTCGCCGGCTACGGCGCGATGCAGAGCCTCGACCCGAGCATCACCACCGTCAACCCCATCGACGTCTGGCCGTTCGTCTTCCACGGCTGGCTGCTGTTCTTCGTCTTCCTCGCGGCCGCCGTCTCGGGGTACGGCCTGGAGTACGTTAGCGACCGCGAGTCCGAGGAGGTGAGTCGCGCATGA
- a CDS encoding uS10/mL48 family ribosomal protein, whose translation MTFVTKLSLKSGDRAALDGIVSDIKETCRRKGAKMKGPHSDTPAEQSVPLYSALDGRDSGKTGTWNYTVYRRRIELYGHDELARDIMEWDFPSSVHVEAELEQVKPLGSS comes from the coding sequence ATGACCTTCGTGACAAAACTCTCTCTGAAGAGCGGCGACCGAGCCGCCCTCGACGGTATCGTCTCCGACATCAAGGAGACGTGCCGTCGAAAGGGCGCGAAAATGAAAGGCCCGCACTCCGACACGCCGGCCGAACAGTCTGTCCCCCTGTACAGCGCCCTCGACGGCCGAGACAGCGGGAAGACCGGCACGTGGAACTACACGGTCTACCGACGCCGCATCGAACTGTACGGCCACGACGAACTCGCTCGCGACATCATGGAGTGGGACTTCCCGAGCAGCGTCCACGTCGAAGCCGAACTGGAGCAAGTGAAGCCGCTGGGCTCCTCGTAG
- a CDS encoding bis(5'-nucleosyl)-tetraphosphatase produces MTVEATSAGAILFRDTRDRREYLLLKSRPGDWEFPKGGVEGDEELQQTAIREVQEEAGIEDFRLLDGFRDDYDYVFEANGTRIHKTVHLFVAKSFEASAELSSEHSDLQWRDYDQAINTITQDGPRDILRDAHEFIDQQLEEA; encoded by the coding sequence ATGACGGTCGAAGCGACCAGCGCCGGAGCCATCTTGTTCCGCGACACGCGGGACCGGCGCGAATACCTCCTCCTGAAGAGCCGGCCCGGGGACTGGGAGTTCCCGAAGGGCGGCGTGGAGGGGGACGAAGAGCTCCAGCAGACGGCTATCAGAGAGGTACAGGAGGAAGCCGGCATCGAGGACTTCCGGCTCTTGGACGGCTTCCGAGACGACTACGACTACGTGTTCGAGGCCAACGGCACCCGCATCCACAAGACGGTCCACCTGTTCGTCGCGAAGTCATTCGAGGCCAGCGCCGAACTGTCCAGCGAGCACTCGGACCTGCAGTGGCGCGACTACGACCAAGCCATCAACACGATAACGCAGGACGGCCCGCGGGACATCCTGCGGGACGCCCACGAGTTCATCGACCAGCAGCTCGAAGAAGCCTGA
- a CDS encoding NAD(P)-dependent alcohol dehydrogenase, with translation MRAYEVQEGDPNYEGVVEVERERPEPAGDEALVRVRAASLNYRDLAIANSDLTYPGSELPVVPLSDGAGDVVAVGDGVSRLSEGDRVATPFAPDWVDGPVTPEKTRRTTGGNVEGALTQYATFPADSLPVLPDYLSYEQGAALSCAGLTAWRELVEKGDLSADETVLALGTGGVSTFATQFASARGSDVVVTSSSDEKLDRARELGADVTVNYEETPEWGDVVAEQTGGVDHVVEVGGAGTLEQSLQAAGFGGHVHVIGVLADQEAVVHPGPVLGKALRVEGSMGVGSRAMFDRMLAAMAAEELEPEIDRVFDFDEAREAYRYVESGSHQGKVVVTVE, from the coding sequence ATGCGAGCCTACGAGGTTCAGGAGGGCGACCCGAACTACGAGGGCGTCGTGGAAGTCGAGCGGGAGCGCCCCGAACCGGCCGGCGACGAGGCGCTCGTCCGCGTGCGGGCGGCGTCGCTGAACTACCGCGACCTCGCCATCGCGAACAGCGACCTCACGTACCCAGGGTCGGAGCTTCCGGTCGTGCCGCTGTCCGACGGCGCGGGCGACGTCGTCGCTGTCGGTGACGGCGTCAGTCGGCTCTCGGAGGGCGACCGCGTGGCGACGCCGTTCGCGCCCGACTGGGTTGACGGCCCGGTCACCCCAGAGAAGACGCGGCGGACCACGGGCGGGAACGTCGAGGGCGCACTCACGCAGTACGCCACGTTCCCCGCGGACAGCCTCCCCGTACTTCCGGACTACCTCTCCTACGAGCAGGGCGCGGCGCTGTCGTGTGCGGGCCTGACGGCGTGGCGCGAACTCGTCGAGAAGGGGGACCTGTCCGCCGACGAGACGGTGCTGGCGCTCGGCACGGGCGGCGTCTCGACGTTCGCGACGCAGTTCGCGTCCGCGCGCGGCTCGGACGTCGTCGTCACGTCCTCCAGCGACGAGAAGCTCGACCGCGCCCGCGAACTCGGCGCGGACGTCACCGTCAACTACGAGGAGACGCCGGAGTGGGGCGACGTCGTCGCGGAGCAGACGGGCGGCGTCGACCACGTCGTCGAGGTCGGCGGCGCGGGAACGCTCGAACAGTCCCTGCAGGCCGCCGGGTTCGGCGGCCACGTCCACGTCATCGGCGTGCTCGCCGACCAGGAGGCCGTGGTCCATCCCGGGCCGGTTCTCGGGAAGGCGCTGCGCGTCGAGGGGTCGATGGGCGTCGGGAGTCGCGCGATGTTCGACCGGATGCTCGCCGCGATGGCCGCCGAGGAACTCGAACCGGAGATCGACCGCGTGTTCGACTTCGACGAAGCGCGCGAGGCGTACCGCTACGTCGAGAGCGGGAGCCATCAGGGGAAAGTCGTCGTCACCGTCGAGTAG
- a CDS encoding DUF5787 family protein: MVDSEFAFELRVCAWAEHHWYPDGERPCIVARQLGTKRRRWDTVVVEVDPDALAARANFGTERLDSDLLHVVRNAPEDWAYYRDALPHPGYPWRYVREAIHEAADRGVVETRRDGNKIQLRRKWPYPDWVQRIVAIENKPDLDASAADALADQLQRDVALGLADEVWLATESSDERGTERALFAEMPVEAGVLTFADGDASVAWHPRSLDPESAGTRITERPSGSEFDQSPASFEYVDADWKAQKRLAIAERAYERGWRSYLDTMRPDCRHFSVRREAHGYVPYCEAKAREQTAAECSGSCPEYEPEPPAWRRGGWPIEGGPGAAIRRVLDERRQRERE, from the coding sequence GTGGTCGACTCCGAGTTCGCGTTCGAACTCCGCGTCTGCGCGTGGGCCGAACACCACTGGTACCCCGACGGCGAGCGCCCCTGCATCGTCGCGCGCCAACTGGGCACGAAGCGGCGGCGCTGGGACACCGTCGTCGTGGAGGTCGACCCCGACGCGCTCGCGGCGCGCGCGAACTTCGGGACGGAGCGACTTGACTCAGACCTCCTGCACGTCGTCCGGAACGCGCCCGAAGACTGGGCGTACTACCGGGACGCGCTCCCGCACCCCGGCTACCCGTGGCGCTACGTCCGCGAGGCGATTCACGAGGCCGCCGACCGCGGCGTCGTCGAGACGCGGCGGGACGGGAACAAGATACAACTGCGCCGGAAGTGGCCGTACCCCGACTGGGTACAGCGTATCGTCGCCATCGAGAACAAGCCCGACCTCGACGCGTCGGCGGCGGACGCGCTCGCCGACCAACTCCAGCGGGACGTGGCGCTCGGCCTCGCCGACGAGGTGTGGCTGGCGACCGAGTCCAGCGACGAGCGCGGCACCGAGCGCGCGCTGTTCGCGGAGATGCCCGTCGAAGCCGGCGTCCTCACGTTCGCGGACGGCGACGCGTCGGTGGCGTGGCACCCCCGGTCGCTCGACCCCGAATCGGCCGGCACCAGAATCACCGAGCGGCCGTCCGGTAGCGAGTTCGACCAGTCGCCCGCGAGCTTCGAGTACGTCGACGCTGACTGGAAGGCACAGAAACGCCTCGCCATCGCCGAGCGCGCGTACGAACGGGGCTGGCGCTCGTACCTCGACACGATGCGGCCGGACTGCCGGCACTTCTCGGTCCGCCGGGAGGCCCACGGCTACGTCCCGTACTGCGAAGCGAAAGCCCGCGAACAGACCGCCGCGGAGTGTTCGGGGTCGTGTCCCGAGTACGAACCCGAACCGCCCGCGTGGCGACGGGGCGGCTGGCCAATCGAGGGCGGCCCCGGCGCGGCGATTCGGCGCGTCCTCGACGAGCGAAGGCAGCGAGAGCGCGAGTAA
- a CDS encoding DUF5797 family protein produces MTLSEEDRERLADIVELQPTKNGVLQDRWDMESGSDVHQYLESELRDYYYRDENSLVRATAEAAELVGKAPESGEAPAVHMSENERRVFAVIAGPDERAESVVSVLHAVRDEFDVPDLESADVRRALQTLKRKGIVTVEHRTVPTYKLAVARDEVNVAEPDDEETAEA; encoded by the coding sequence ATGACCCTCTCCGAGGAGGACCGCGAGCGGCTGGCGGACATCGTGGAACTCCAGCCGACGAAAAACGGCGTGCTCCAGGACCGCTGGGACATGGAAAGCGGCAGCGACGTCCACCAGTACCTCGAATCGGAGCTGCGGGACTACTACTACCGCGACGAGAACAGCCTGGTTCGCGCGACCGCCGAAGCCGCCGAGCTCGTCGGGAAGGCGCCCGAGAGCGGCGAGGCGCCTGCCGTCCACATGTCCGAGAACGAGCGCCGCGTGTTCGCGGTCATCGCCGGCCCGGACGAGCGCGCCGAGAGCGTCGTCTCGGTGCTGCACGCGGTCCGCGACGAGTTCGACGTGCCGGACCTCGAATCCGCCGACGTTCGGCGCGCGCTCCAGACGCTCAAGCGCAAGGGCATCGTCACCGTCGAACACCGCACCGTCCCGACGTACAAGCTCGCGGTCGCCCGCGACGAGGTGAACGTCGCCGAGCCGGACGACGAGGAAACTGCCGAAGCCTGA
- a CDS encoding enoyl-CoA hydratase/isomerase family protein, giving the protein MADTVRFEFEDGVATVTIDRPDSLNALNVETLHALHDAVEEAEQRDARVLVLTGAGDDAFVAGADISHMAEMSTQEAGEYAELGHDLADAIESFPAPAIAAINGYAFGGGMELALACDLRVASDTAVMGQTEIDLGIIPGWGATQRLPELVGDETARRLVYFGDRLDATDAYEEGLVGEVVAHDELDDHVAELAADLAGQSRTALAAAKDAINQSHETPLDAGLEYERRTWASLFGSHDQREGMRAFLDDRDPDFE; this is encoded by the coding sequence ATGGCAGACACAGTCCGCTTCGAGTTCGAGGACGGCGTCGCGACCGTCACCATCGACCGCCCCGATAGCCTGAACGCGCTCAACGTCGAGACGCTGCACGCGCTCCACGACGCGGTCGAGGAGGCCGAACAGCGGGACGCTCGCGTGCTCGTGCTGACTGGCGCCGGCGACGACGCGTTCGTCGCGGGCGCGGACATCTCCCACATGGCCGAGATGAGCACGCAGGAAGCCGGCGAGTACGCCGAACTCGGCCACGACCTCGCAGACGCCATCGAGTCGTTCCCCGCGCCCGCGATCGCCGCCATCAACGGCTACGCGTTCGGCGGCGGGATGGAACTCGCGCTCGCCTGCGACCTTCGTGTCGCCAGCGACACCGCCGTGATGGGGCAGACCGAAATCGACCTCGGCATCATCCCGGGGTGGGGTGCGACCCAGCGCCTCCCCGAACTCGTCGGCGACGAGACGGCGCGCCGCCTCGTCTACTTCGGCGACCGCCTCGACGCCACCGACGCCTACGAGGAAGGCCTCGTCGGTGAGGTCGTCGCGCACGACGAACTCGACGACCACGTCGCGGAACTGGCGGCCGACCTCGCGGGCCAGTCGCGGACCGCGCTCGCCGCCGCGAAGGACGCCATCAACCAGAGCCACGAGACCCCCCTCGACGCCGGACTGGAGTACGAGCGCCGCACGTGGGCGAGCCTGTTCGGCAGCCACGACCAGCGCGAGGGGATGCGGGCGTTCCTCGACGACCGCGACCCGGACTTCGAGTAG
- a CDS encoding transcription factor S, protein MEFCDECGSMMKAEDGLWVCGGCGNKQPKDPDASYVVTEGQEETEIVDVSDAQDRGLPTTEVVCPNCENDTAHWYMQQIRSADESETRFFICTECEQRWREDDN, encoded by the coding sequence ATGGAGTTCTGCGACGAGTGCGGCTCGATGATGAAAGCGGAGGACGGCCTCTGGGTGTGTGGCGGCTGCGGGAACAAACAGCCCAAAGACCCCGACGCGTCCTACGTCGTCACCGAAGGGCAAGAGGAGACCGAAATCGTCGACGTCAGCGACGCCCAAGACCGCGGGCTGCCGACGACGGAAGTGGTCTGCCCGAACTGCGAGAACGACACCGCGCACTGGTACATGCAACAGATTCGGTCCGCCGACGAATCCGAGACGCGCTTTTTCATCTGCACGGAGTGCGAGCAGCGCTGGCGCGAAGACGACAACTAG
- a CDS encoding amphi-Trp domain-containing protein has translation MPEEVLFESESDRSREEIATYLRTVADNLESGGAITLKAGGDEVTLDPPERPTFEVKAEREGPADGAKELSVEFELEWPEDGETEAASGELEIE, from the coding sequence ATGCCCGAAGAAGTCCTGTTCGAGTCCGAGAGCGACCGCAGCCGCGAGGAAATCGCCACGTACCTCCGCACCGTCGCGGACAACCTCGAATCCGGCGGGGCAATCACGCTGAAAGCGGGCGGCGACGAGGTCACGCTCGACCCGCCCGAGCGCCCGACGTTCGAAGTCAAAGCCGAACGCGAGGGGCCGGCCGACGGCGCGAAAGAACTGAGTGTCGAGTTCGAGTTGGAGTGGCCCGAGGACGGCGAGACAGAGGCAGCGAGCGGCGAACTCGAAATCGAGTGA
- a CDS encoding protein translocase SEC61 complex subunit gamma has translation MDVPLELSAYTRVLRLASTPSWEEFSQISKIAGAGILLVGLMGFVIFLVMEVVKAVI, from the coding sequence ATGGACGTTCCCCTAGAGCTTTCCGCGTATACGCGCGTGCTCCGGCTGGCGAGCACGCCGTCGTGGGAGGAGTTCTCCCAGATTTCGAAAATCGCTGGCGCCGGCATCCTGCTCGTCGGCCTGATGGGCTTCGTCATCTTCCTGGTGATGGAAGTCGTCAAGGCGGTGATTTAA